A stretch of DNA from Planococcus antarcticus DSM 14505:
GAATCATTTACGGAATGGATTATTTAGAAGACAAAAACTTAGACAGACTAAAAAACAGAAACACCAGCAAAAAACAGAAAATGGCGTTAAAGGAATTCGCGCTCGGTCTAGAAGGTCTGATTCGCTACACAAGTGGAGATTCGATCGAACGGGTTCATGAATGCAGTTTGGGGACACTTGCGATGGAGTCAGATCCTGTAGATCCCAGATTGTAACCAAGCCAAAAGGAGCCAGAAGCAGTTAAAGTCTTCTGGCTCTTTTTGGCTTTTATAAGGATTTAGCACAGCGAAAGAGAGGATCCGAAATGAAATTGCATTAAACTGGAGAAGACGAGAAGACGCGGTCGGCGAAATTGAAGTAATGATTATGAGCATTAATTGATTCGAGAAGACTGGGTTCAAAGAAAGCGAAGTTCGAGTCACTACTAGCTACGATATATTGCCATAGAAAAAGCCTTTTGAGAAAAGACTTTTTCTGTTCCCCATGACTATAAGACTCCCCAAAAGTCAGTAGAAAATAATGAGGTGAGCAAAATCATTATGAAAACTAGTTAGCTGACGGTATAAATGTAAGCATTCGGATTTTCTACATATTTCTTTTCCATAACTGCTCGTACGATTTCGGTCACAGTTACTAAAATCAACAACAAAAACCAGGGTTCCAAGAATAAAATAGGTTCTAACGGAATTCTGTTAATGTTTACAAACGCACCGATAATCATCAAGACAACAATAAGACCTCTAATGGTCCAATCGATTTTCTTGTGTTTGACATTAACGTGGTTATGCGAGAACATCTTTGGCTTTTCAACTTTCAACCATCTTCTCATAATGCTATTAAACAAATAGGTCAGTATGAAAAACGGGCCAAGTATGACGAGCAGGTCCAGCCAAAAAGATGAGTTATTTTCATACATAAAATCTCCTCCGATACTTAGCACTTATATAAGTTGAATTAAAGAAACAGCTTTTTCAACTCAATGAGGTAGGGAAACGAAGAAACCGCTCCAGACGGACGCATTGGGCCCACAGGATATGGGTCATGCAACTTACACTCTTTCTTCTAAGCATCCTTGAGTAACAAGTCATCCGGATACTGAGAAAATCAGCTCTTACAGAGCAAAATTTTCCTGATTTTCCTGATTAAATTCTCGTCTTCGATGGTAATATAAGACTATATAAGTTGTGAAGACTAGTAAGTCGCAAGAGAAATTCTAAAAAAGGATTTGATAGATTTTATGAAGCCGAAGCCGATTTATGTTGAAATTGAAGTGCAAGATGATGTAGAAAAAGTATGGAAGTATACCCAGCAGCCAAAGCTGCATGAACAATGGGATTTACGTTTTTCTTCGATTACATATAACGACAAGCTACCGGGAGAGAATATGCAAACTTTTACCTACTCCACAAAAGTGATGCCCGGCATTCAAATATCAGGGTGGGGTGAAAGTCAAGGCACACATGAAAAAGCGAGCGGTGAAAAAACTTCTGCTTTGCATTTTGGTACAGAGCAATTGCTGTCGCCTATTGCTGAAGGCAAAGGTTATTGGAAATACATGCCTCATGAAAAAGGCACCACATTTTTAACGCAATATGATTATGATGTTCGGTATGGTGTTCTGGGAAAGTGGGTTGACCGATTATTTCGCCCGGTGATGGGATGGGGAACTGCTTTAAGTTTCGATGTGTTAAAGCGATGGATTGAAGCAGGAGAAAGTCCGAAAACCCAATATCGTCGTTTTTTTGCTTTTTATGCCATTTGTTTTTTGTTTGCGTTTGTTTGGTTTTACCAAGGATTGGTCCCGAAAGTCTTAACGCAACATCCTCTAGAAATTAGCATGTTGACGCAGCTGTCGCCATTAACTGCTGCACAAGGCGCTACTGCGGTTATTTGGATCGGTGTAGCAGAGATATTATTTGCCTGTTGCTGGCTCGTGCCGAAACTGCAGAAACCTTTGCTGAAGCTGCAAGTCATCATTTTCCCTTTCCTTACATTGAGTGCAATCATTGCCGCTCCAGCCGTAGCCATTGCACCTTTTAATGTCATCACGCTAAACGTCACTCTGTGGATTTTATCGATCATCGGATTGCTGCTCCATGAACAGCTCCCGACTGCAAAAAGCTGCAAAAGAAAGAGAGGGAAAGCCGCTTGACTATTTACTCGACTTTATTAGGAAAGAAGTTTGAACAGCTGCACCCGAAACTGCAGTATCGCTATGCCTTACCTTTGGACCAGACTTTTTATGCAGATGGGAAGATGCAGCAAATACAAACTGGCAGTAAGCTGCTTTTTCCTTTGTATCTCCTTGCATCTAAGCTCAATTTTTTATTTCCTGAAAGCGGGGAAAATATTCCTTTTACAATTGCCAACCGCTGCCGCATCAATCAAGAGGGCGAGGCTGAAGTTTCTTGGGAAAGATCGTTTTTCTTTCCAGAGTCGGTGCGCAAGTTCAATGCCAAAATGACACTCGATTTGGAAAAGCGGCTGGTGAAGGACTTCTTGGGTGATGTGCCTTTATTCTACTCAGATTTACTGTTTGATGTTACAAAGGAAGGTTTTCTGATGATCACTTCCGGAACACAAAAAGTTGTGGTGGGTAAGAAGGAATTGACTATCCCAAAACTCTTTAAAGGACGGGTTTTTGTGCTGGAAGGATACGACGAAGTAAAGGATGTCTACACCATCCATGTATCCATCTACAATAGCTTGATAGGAAGGATTATGAGGTATGCTGGTGAATTTACGGAAAGCGTTAGGTAATCCACTGATTGTATTTGGAACTATTTTGTTTCTTTTCTGTTTTTTGTTTAATGGCGAAGATGGCTATCTTCATTATTTATCTATAGCTCAATTGCTTTTCGTTCCATTGCTGCTGCAACTGGTCGTTCAACTTCGCAAAATGGATAAATTAATTTTGGCTATCGGGATGATGGTTGTGGCACTGATTAGTTTTACTATGCCTTATCCCGTTGAACTGTTGGGTGCATTAGTTTATCTTTTTTCCACCTTTTGGATCGCTTCGAAAGGGATAGACCGGTTTTTAAAGCGAGGGTTTACAAATACCGCTGAATTGATGATCGACCTGGGACTTGTCTACATAGCGATCGGCGGAATGTGGTTTCTTGCCTATATTGGACAGTTTGATACCGGATTTGATGAGACCACAACTTGGTTAACAGCGATCCATTTTCATTATTCCGCATTTATGCTTTGTATTTCAGTGGGACTGATCGGTCGGATACAAATGACAAAGCTCTATAAAGTATGTGCATTCATCATTGCGACAGGGCCGATGACCTTGGCGATTGGCATTACGTTTTCAACTGCTATCGAAATTATTGCGGTGTCGCTTTATGTAGGCACAATCTATGCAATTACTTATTACACGTTCCGGTTGAAGTTTTCCAGCTCTGTACAAGCGATTGCCGTTCGAATTCCGCTGGTGACGTTATGCGCCACCATTTTGTGGTCATTTCTTTATGCGTACGGCAATTTCACCGGCAATACGGTTGTAGCGATTCCAGTCATGCTGGCTTTCCATGGTTTTTTGAATTGTCTACTATTCGGGTCATTCACCGTAATTGGCTGGGCATTGCAAGTGCCAGCCACGAAGCAAAAATCGTTCAGTTTCCCTATAAGCAAGATCCGAGGGAAGTTGGAAAATCCAGGAGCGCCTTACCCAGGTCTGGTGGATCAAATGGCAGACTATACAGGTCATGGAAAGCTCCCTTTTAGAACGATTGATTTTTACGAAAATACAGACAGGTACGAATTGTTCGCATC
This window harbors:
- a CDS encoding DoxX-like family protein — its product is MKPKPIYVEIEVQDDVEKVWKYTQQPKLHEQWDLRFSSITYNDKLPGENMQTFTYSTKVMPGIQISGWGESQGTHEKASGEKTSALHFGTEQLLSPIAEGKGYWKYMPHEKGTTFLTQYDYDVRYGVLGKWVDRLFRPVMGWGTALSFDVLKRWIEAGESPKTQYRRFFAFYAICFLFAFVWFYQGLVPKVLTQHPLEISMLTQLSPLTAAQGATAVIWIGVAEILFACCWLVPKLQKPLLKLQVIIFPFLTLSAIIAAPAVAIAPFNVITLNVTLWILSIIGLLLHEQLPTAKSCKRKRGKAA
- a CDS encoding DUF4166 domain-containing protein, translated to MTIYSTLLGKKFEQLHPKLQYRYALPLDQTFYADGKMQQIQTGSKLLFPLYLLASKLNFLFPESGENIPFTIANRCRINQEGEAEVSWERSFFFPESVRKFNAKMTLDLEKRLVKDFLGDVPLFYSDLLFDVTKEGFLMITSGTQKVVVGKKELTIPKLFKGRVFVLEGYDEVKDVYTIHVSIYNSLIGRIMRYAGEFTESVR
- a CDS encoding DUF4181 domain-containing protein, producing the protein MYENNSSFWLDLLVILGPFFILTYLFNSIMRRWLKVEKPKMFSHNHVNVKHKKIDWTIRGLIVVLMIIGAFVNINRIPLEPILFLEPWFLLLILVTVTEIVRAVMEKKYVENPNAYIYTVS
- a CDS encoding YndJ family protein produces the protein MLVNLRKALGNPLIVFGTILFLFCFLFNGEDGYLHYLSIAQLLFVPLLLQLVVQLRKMDKLILAIGMMVVALISFTMPYPVELLGALVYLFSTFWIASKGIDRFLKRGFTNTAELMIDLGLVYIAIGGMWFLAYIGQFDTGFDETTTWLTAIHFHYSAFMLCISVGLIGRIQMTKLYKVCAFIIATGPMTLAIGITFSTAIEIIAVSLYVGTIYAITYYTFRLKFSSSVQAIAVRIPLVTLCATILWSFLYAYGNFTGNTVVAIPVMLAFHGFLNCLLFGSFTVIGWALQVPATKQKSFSFPISKIRGKLENPGAPYPGLVDQMADYTGHGKLPFRTIDFYENTDRYELFASVNWSAWFKPFAFIYQFISRKIGQLNLPFSSAQIEMTGQVQLVDEQSDGRSKPRVWKRKIGVETVFTAIYSQHQSNGRTYMNVALPLPFSSMHGILQAEVDDERLYLTSNGDGDAGTYLAVGRYLFQLPLHESFTIREVDDDLLASHDMTLFGLHFLHIDYVIKEKVDKTHSIVI